One part of the Lycium ferocissimum isolate CSIRO_LF1 chromosome 8, AGI_CSIRO_Lferr_CH_V1, whole genome shotgun sequence genome encodes these proteins:
- the LOC132067823 gene encoding fructokinase-like 2, chloroplastic isoform X1 gives MAALSFSFFSTLPRQHLHWNFFPNMKVMQLQDLKLKNKWVLMAVSKEGTPEDIKTGRTSKRAPVSSRRKKVVDTSNDEEAENTSGSVEEPKKTRGRTRKKKETVESSIGDSISDVEGNITDGEAVTEPESSMKPKKTRRTRKKKETVERFFEDSMSDMEGNVTDEEALPTSGSSEEPVEKRKRTSKKAASSSSSLEKEPTQKVTRRRRKKVDNLEDEGSQTELSDIEEELHVANVDADSDEELDFDKDGGEDISFTYGWPPLVCCFGAAQHAFVPSGRPSNRLVDHEWHERMKDAMWDPEKFIRAPGGCSSNVAVALASLGGKVAFMGKLGDDDFGQSLVYFMNINKVQTRSVRLDSKKATAVTHMKIGKRGGLRMTTTKPCAEDSLLKSEINIDVLKEAKMFYFNTFSLLDPNMRLTTLRATKISKKLGGVIFYDLNLPSPLWESSDKAKTFIQQAWDLADIIEVTKQELEFLCGIEPSERFDTKDNDRSKFTHYPPEVIAPLWHENLKVLFVTNGTSKIHYYTKEHNGSVLGLEDVPLTPYTSDMSASGDGIIAGIIRMLTVQPHLMTDKGYLERTLKYAISCGVVDQWLQARRLGYPPKEGMEDDVVPDDHGIKSVTEREYRTLVPVS, from the exons ATGGCTGCTCTTTCTTTCAGCTTTTTTTCTACACTTCCCAG GCAGCATCTGCATTGGAATTTTTTCCCAAATATGAAAGTAATGCAGCTTCAAGATCttaaacttaaaaataaatGGGTTCTTATGGCAGTCTCTAAAGAGGGAACTCCAGAGGATATAAAGACCGGCAGGACATCAAAACGAGCTCCAGTTTCGTCTAGGCGAAAGAAAGTAGTTGACACTTCAAATGATGAGGAAGCCGAAAATACATCAGGGTCAGTTGAAGAACCCAAAAAAACCCGGGGGCGAACccgaaagaaaaaagaaacagtgGAGAGTTCAATTGGTGATTCTATATCTGATGTGGAGGGTAATATCACTGATGGAGAAGCTGTAACAGAACCAGAATCAAGTATGAAGCCGAAGAAAACCCGACGAACTcgaaagaaaaaagagacagTGGAGAGATTTTTTGAGGATTCCATGTCAGATATGGAGGGCAACGTGACAGATGAGGAAGCCTTACCAACTTCAGGGTCAAGTGAAGAGCCCGTGGAAAAACGAAAACGAACTTCAAAGAAAG CAGCTTCTAGCTCTAGTAGCCTGGAGAAAGAACCAACTCAGAAGGTCACAAGGCGGAGGAGAAAGAAGGTTGATAATTTAGAGGATGAAGGTAGCCAAACAGAACTTAGTGATATTGAAGAAGAGCTACATGTTGCAAATGTTGATGCGGATAGTGACGAAGAACTGGACTTCGACAAAGATGGTGGAGAGGATATTAGCTTCACATATGGATGGCCACCCCTTGTGTGTTGCTTCGGGGCAGCACAGCATGCATTTGTTCCTTCAGGGAGGCCGTCCAATAGACTTGTAGATCATGAATggcatgaaagaatgaaagatgCAATGTGGGACCCTGAAAAATTTATCAGGGCTCCAGGGGGGTGTTCAAGTAATGTTGCTGTGGCTCTTGCGAGCTTGGGTGGTAAAGTTGCCTTCATGGGGAAACTTGGTGATGATGATTTTGGTCAGTCCTTGGTATATTTTATGAACATCAACAAAGTTCAAACACGATCGGTTCGCCTGGACAGTAAAAAAGCAACTGCCGTTACACATATGAAAATAGGTAAGAGAGGGGGCTTGAGGATGACTACCACCAAACCATGTGCAGAGGATTCTTTATTGAAGTCTGAGATCAATATAGATGTCCTTAAGGAG GCCAAAATGTTTTACTTCAATACATTCTCATTGCTCGATCCAAATATGAGATTAACCACATTACGGGCAACAAAGATTTCGAAGAAGCTCGGAGGGGTTATCTTTTATGATCTCAACCTCCCATCTCCACTATGGGAATCCAGTGATAAAGCCAAGACATTCATACAACAAGCATGGGATCTTGCAGATATCATAGAGGTTACGAAACAGGAGTTAGAGTTTCTCTGTGGAATAGAACCCTCCGAGCGGTTTGACACCAAGGATAATGACAGGTCTAAGTTCACTCACTATCCACCGGAAGTAATTGCTCCACTTTGGCATGAAAATCTAAAGGTTTTGTTCGTGACTAATGGGACTTCTAAGATTCATTACTACACCAAGGAGCATAATGGTTCTGTTCTAGGGTTGGAAGATGTGCCTCTGACCCCTTATACTTCTGATATGTCTGCATCTGGGGATGGCATTATTGCAG GTATCATTAGAATGCTGACAGTTCAGCCTCATCTTATGACTGATAAAGGGTACTTAGAACGAACTTTAAAGTACGCTATTAGCTGTGGTGTGGTAGATCAATGGCTACAGGCAAGGAGATTAGGGTATCCTCCTAAAGAAGGTATGGAAGATGATGTGGTCCCGGACGACCATGGCATAAAGTCGGTAACAGAGAGGGAATACCGAACACTGGTGCCTGTAAGTTGA
- the LOC132067827 gene encoding serine/threonine-protein kinase 1 isoform X4, which translates to MVRRTVRGGSNEGVGSTMNRAVASMQAVGEIGIGRQRNRGSGEEEGGGGTLRPQGSKMSSSSIPDSVTREDPCTKYELLHELGKGSYGAVYKARDLRTSEMVAIKVISLSEGEEGYEEIRGEIEMLQQCSHPNVVRYLGSYQGEEYLWIVMEYCGGGSVADLMNVTDEPLEEYQIAFICREALKGLSYLHSIFKVHRDIKGGNILLTDQGEVKLGDFGVAAQLTRTMSKRNTFIGTPHWMAPEVIQESRYDGKVDVWALGVSAIEMAEGLPPRATVHPMRVLFMISIEPAPMLEDKEKWSLVFHDFIAKCLTKDPRLRPTASEMLKHKFIEKFKAGASVMMPKIEKAKQIRASIALEAQSVAAETPDVMGGPKVNDEFGDTVPSKPKNDEAPSTSLEPVGEGDFGTMIVRDGTDMDKTASQIRNAEASSTFRRAGSPSNPTVAGKSNVPWLLNDVDVSSPVGMSQRQSMQVPSPGTLPSPDPGLKGSTTSQSTVSSGGGGYNTGTLASESVSRRALDKLWSIYSAGNTVPIPFLRATDISPIALLSDDVLGDWQRDDSGQIAVEAMQELFSGDPQSKKGRSRQNEVPLPPSVYQRLTSSPTLMNLAQALAYHKMYDDHIIIGEQFIQIFSFHSTHYYVRDLRCYEEMPLQEMQASQEQQTIQNLTDTLRTILRL; encoded by the exons ATGGTGAGAAGAACTGTTAGAGGTGGAAgtaatgaaggtgttggatcAACTATGAATAGAGCAGTGGCTAGTATGCAAGCGGTAGGGGAGATTGGAATTGGGAGGCAGAGAAATCGTGGCAGTGGGGAGGAGGAAGGAGGTGGTGGTACATTGAGGCCGCAGGGGAGTAAGATGTCGTCGAGTTCAATACCGGATAGTGTGACTAGGGAAGATCCTTGTACTAAGTATGAATTGCTCCACGAGCTAG GGAAGGGCTCATATGGGGCTGTTTATAAAGCTCGAGACTTGAGGACTTCAGAAATGGTTGCCATCAAAGTCATATCATTATCTGAAGGG GAGGAAGGCTATGAAGAAATTCGAGGTGAAATTGAGATGTTGCAGCAGTGCAGTCATCCAAATGTTGTTCGCTATCTTGGTAGCTACCAAGGAGAAGAgtacctttgg ATAGTAATGGAGTATTGTGGAGGCGGAAGTGTTGCTGACTTAATGAATGTGACAGATGAGCCTTTAGAGGAGTATCAAATAGCATTTATTTGTCGAGAGGCATTGAAG GGCCTCTCCTATCTGCACTCTATTTTTAAAGTACACAGAGATATTAAAGGTGGCAATATCTTGCTGACTGATCAAGGGGAGGTTAAATTAG GTGATTTTGGTGTTGCTGCGCAGCTGACTAGAACCATGTCCAAACGTAACACG TTTATTGGCACTCCCCATTGGATGGCACCAGAAGTTATTCAAGAAAGTCGTTATGATGGAAAG GTGGATGTATGGGCTCTCGGAGTGTCTGCTATTGAAATGGCGGAG GGTCTTCCACCTAGGGCAACAGTGCATCCAATGAGG GTGCTATTTATGATATCCATTGAACCAGCTCCAATGCTTGAGGATAAAGAGAAATG GTCTCTTGTATTCCATGATTTTATTGCCAAGTGCCTTACAAAAGACCCCCGACTTCGTCCAACTGCCTCAGAGATGCTAAAG CACAAATTCATTGAAAAATTCAAAGCTGGAGCTTCTGTAATGATGCCGAAGATTGAGAAGGCCAAGCAAATTAGGGCATCAATAGCCTTGGAAGCGCAAAGTGTTGCTGCAGAGACTCCCGAT GTAATGGGAGGTCCAAAAGTGAACGATGAGTTTGGCGATACTGTTCCCTCTAAGCCTAAAAATGATGAAGCACCTTCTACAAGCTTGGAGCCTGTGGGAGAAG GTGATTTTGGGACTATGATAGTCCGAGATGGAACTGATATGGATAAAACAGCTAGTCAAATCAGAAATGCAGAAGCATCATCTACTTTCCGGCGtgctggaagtccttccaaccCCACTGTTGCTGGCAAATCAAATGTTCcctg GCTGCTTAATGATGTTGATGTCAGTTCACCCGTTGGAATGTCCCAGAGACAGAGCATGCAAGTTCCTTCCCCtggaaccttaccttctccTGATCCGGGCCTTAAGGGAAGTACTACATCTCAATCAACTGTTAGTAGTGGTGGCGGCGGCTATAATACTGGAACCTTGGCAAGTGAAAGTGTCAGTCGGAGAGCATTGGACAAG CTTTGGTCCATATACTCGGCTGGTAACACGGTGCCAATACCATTTCTAAGAGCAACTGATATATCACCAATTGCACTCTTGTCTGATGATGTGCTTGGGGACTGGCAAAGGGATGATAGTGGGCAGATTGCTGTAGAAGCAATGCAGGAACTCTTCTCCGGTGATCCTCAATCCAAGAAAGGCCGAAGCAGACAGAACGAG GTTCCTCTTCCTCCAAGTGTATACCAGAGACTAACCTCGAGTCCTACACTGATGAATCTTGCTCAAGCCTTAGCGTATCATAAGATGTACGATGATCACATAATAATTGGAGAGCAATTTATtcaaatattttccttccattCGACTCACTACTATGTCCGGGACCTTAG GTGCTATGAAGAGATGCCCCTTCAGGAAATGCAAGCATCTCAGGAACAACAAACCATTCAAAACCTCACCGATACACTCAGAACTATTTTACGACTGTAA
- the LOC132067826 gene encoding uncharacterized protein LOC132067826, whose product MMIRNKLSSKMNLFLLNPLFSKPLYHHHHSFPTIQQPNKALHNLCNSLPNCLSFKKPISALRCLSSNSSQELTPEKNGNDPLHYETIEDVEPIDLWEDEEEADPEIGDGGDGGGIVLQSCPWGEQALSIARDVLLQFGDDTELYSFKTSPRGYIYARLDKLPNEYGCPSMDAMEEFSRQYKKRLDEAGALGKIPDDLALEVSSPGAERLLKVPDDLSRFKDMPMRVSYIEEMNSRNVDKNGIFFMESIDAESGSCVWKLADVKENRDPAAKGRPLSRKQKDWRLKLPYAMVKRVTLYLDY is encoded by the exons atgatgatAAGAAATAAACTTAGTAGCAAAATGAACCTTTTTTTGCTAAACCCTTTATTTTCTAAGCCTCTTTATCACCATCACCATAGTTTTCCTAcaatacaacaaccaaacaaagcCTTGCACAATCTTTGTAATAGTTTGCCAAATtgtctttcttttaaaaaacccATTTCAGCTTTAAGGTGCTTAAGCTCTAATTCTTCACAAGAATTAACTCCtgagaaaaatggaaatgacCCACTTCACT ATGAAACGATTGAGGACGTAGAACCAATAGATTTATGGGAAGATGAGGAGGAAGCTGACCCTGAG ATTGGGGATGGAGGTGATGGTGGAGGAATTGTCTTGCAAAGTTGCCCTTGGGGTGAGCAGGCATTATCTATAGCACGTGATGTGCTTCTACAGTTCGGTGATGACACGGAACTCTATTCATTCAAAACCAGTCCACGCGGATACATCTATGCCAGATTGGACAAACTTCCAAATGA ATATGGCTGTCCAAGTATGGATGCAATGGAAGAATTTAGCCGCCAATACAAGAAAAGGTTAGATGAAGCTGGTGCACTAGGGAAAATTCCTGATGATCTGGCCCTTGAG GTATCGTCTCCTGGTGCTGAGCGGCTACTAAAAGTACCAGATGACTTATCCCGCTTCAAGGACATGCCTATGAGAGTTAGCTATATAGAAGAAATGAACTCTAGAAACGTTGATAAGAACGGAATATTCTTCATGGAATCAATTGATGCAGAGTCAGGGAGCTGTGTGTGGAAGTTGGCGGATGTGAAGGAGAATAGAGATCCAGCTGCCAAAGGAAGGCCGCTAAGCCGTAAACAGAAAGACTGGAGGTTAAAACTGCCTTATGCAATGGTTAAGAGGGTAACTTTGTACCTCGATTACTGA
- the LOC132067825 gene encoding probable 6-phosphogluconolactonase 1 has translation MALSGANKDGRDVRIHEYLDELNTNLADYIAELSEASVKERGVFTIALSGGSLISLMGKLCEAPYSKTVDWAKWYIFWVDERVVAKNHADSNYKLAKDGLLSKVPIVPSHVHSINDTVSAEKAAEDYEFVIRQLVRTRVINVSDISDCPKFDLILLGMGPDGHVASLFPNHSILDEKEEWVTFLTDSPKPPPERITFTLPVINSSSNVAIVVTGSNKAEAVHSAIDDLGPDCPTLPAKMVQPTKGNLVWFLDKAAASKLDSAKFSE, from the exons ATGGCTCTTTCTGGGGCTAATAAAGATGGAAGAGACGTGAGGATTCACGAGTATTTGGACGAACTCAACACCAATTTGGCAGATTATATTGCAGAATTATCAGAGGCTTCTGTGAAGGAGAGGGGGGTATTTACTATTGCTTTATCTGGTGGCTCCCTCATCAGCTTGATGGG AAAACTATGTGAAGCTCCTTATAGCAAAACTGTTGATTGGGCTAAGtggtatatattttgggtggaCGAACGTGTGGTGGCAAAAAATCATGCTGACAGTAATTACAAACTTGCCAAGGATGGACTTTTGTCCAAG GTGCCTATTGTTCCAAGCCATGTACATTCCATTAACGACACGGTCTCAGCAGAAAAAGCTGCAGAAGACTATGAGTTTGTTATTCGACAGCTCGTGAGGACTCGTGTAATCAACGTTTCTGACATCAGTGACTGCCCCAAGTTTGACCTCATCCTTCTAGGAATGGGACCGGATGGGCACGTTGCATCTCTTTTCCCTAATCACTCCATACTCGATGAAAAAGAAGAGTGGGTAACTTTTCTCACCGACTCACCCAAGCCCCCTCCGGAGAGGATTACTTTCACTTTACCTGTTATCAACTCTTCATCTAATGTGGCTATAGTTGTAACTGGAAGCAACAAAGCTGAGGCTGTTCATTCGGCGATTGATGATTTGGGACCCGACTGCCCGACATTGCCTGCAAAAATGGTCCAGCCAACTAAAGGGAATTTGGTTTGGTTTCTGGACAAGGCAGCTGCATCAAAACTTGACAGCGCAAAATTTTCCGAGTAG
- the LOC132067823 gene encoding fructokinase-like 2, chloroplastic isoform X2 yields MAALSFSFFSTLPRQHLHWNFFPNMKVMQLQDLKLKNKWVLMAVSKEGTPEDIKTGRTSKRAPVSSRRKKVVDTSNDEEAENTSGSVEEPKKTRGRTRKKKETVESSIGDSISDVEGNITDGEAVTEPESSMKPKKTRRTRKKKETVERFFEDSMSDMEGNVTDEEALPTSGSSEEPVEKRKRTSKKASSSSSLEKEPTQKVTRRRRKKVDNLEDEGSQTELSDIEEELHVANVDADSDEELDFDKDGGEDISFTYGWPPLVCCFGAAQHAFVPSGRPSNRLVDHEWHERMKDAMWDPEKFIRAPGGCSSNVAVALASLGGKVAFMGKLGDDDFGQSLVYFMNINKVQTRSVRLDSKKATAVTHMKIGKRGGLRMTTTKPCAEDSLLKSEINIDVLKEAKMFYFNTFSLLDPNMRLTTLRATKISKKLGGVIFYDLNLPSPLWESSDKAKTFIQQAWDLADIIEVTKQELEFLCGIEPSERFDTKDNDRSKFTHYPPEVIAPLWHENLKVLFVTNGTSKIHYYTKEHNGSVLGLEDVPLTPYTSDMSASGDGIIAGIIRMLTVQPHLMTDKGYLERTLKYAISCGVVDQWLQARRLGYPPKEGMEDDVVPDDHGIKSVTEREYRTLVPVS; encoded by the exons ATGGCTGCTCTTTCTTTCAGCTTTTTTTCTACACTTCCCAG GCAGCATCTGCATTGGAATTTTTTCCCAAATATGAAAGTAATGCAGCTTCAAGATCttaaacttaaaaataaatGGGTTCTTATGGCAGTCTCTAAAGAGGGAACTCCAGAGGATATAAAGACCGGCAGGACATCAAAACGAGCTCCAGTTTCGTCTAGGCGAAAGAAAGTAGTTGACACTTCAAATGATGAGGAAGCCGAAAATACATCAGGGTCAGTTGAAGAACCCAAAAAAACCCGGGGGCGAACccgaaagaaaaaagaaacagtgGAGAGTTCAATTGGTGATTCTATATCTGATGTGGAGGGTAATATCACTGATGGAGAAGCTGTAACAGAACCAGAATCAAGTATGAAGCCGAAGAAAACCCGACGAACTcgaaagaaaaaagagacagTGGAGAGATTTTTTGAGGATTCCATGTCAGATATGGAGGGCAACGTGACAGATGAGGAAGCCTTACCAACTTCAGGGTCAAGTGAAGAGCCCGTGGAAAAACGAAAACGAACTTCAAAGAAAG CTTCTAGCTCTAGTAGCCTGGAGAAAGAACCAACTCAGAAGGTCACAAGGCGGAGGAGAAAGAAGGTTGATAATTTAGAGGATGAAGGTAGCCAAACAGAACTTAGTGATATTGAAGAAGAGCTACATGTTGCAAATGTTGATGCGGATAGTGACGAAGAACTGGACTTCGACAAAGATGGTGGAGAGGATATTAGCTTCACATATGGATGGCCACCCCTTGTGTGTTGCTTCGGGGCAGCACAGCATGCATTTGTTCCTTCAGGGAGGCCGTCCAATAGACTTGTAGATCATGAATggcatgaaagaatgaaagatgCAATGTGGGACCCTGAAAAATTTATCAGGGCTCCAGGGGGGTGTTCAAGTAATGTTGCTGTGGCTCTTGCGAGCTTGGGTGGTAAAGTTGCCTTCATGGGGAAACTTGGTGATGATGATTTTGGTCAGTCCTTGGTATATTTTATGAACATCAACAAAGTTCAAACACGATCGGTTCGCCTGGACAGTAAAAAAGCAACTGCCGTTACACATATGAAAATAGGTAAGAGAGGGGGCTTGAGGATGACTACCACCAAACCATGTGCAGAGGATTCTTTATTGAAGTCTGAGATCAATATAGATGTCCTTAAGGAG GCCAAAATGTTTTACTTCAATACATTCTCATTGCTCGATCCAAATATGAGATTAACCACATTACGGGCAACAAAGATTTCGAAGAAGCTCGGAGGGGTTATCTTTTATGATCTCAACCTCCCATCTCCACTATGGGAATCCAGTGATAAAGCCAAGACATTCATACAACAAGCATGGGATCTTGCAGATATCATAGAGGTTACGAAACAGGAGTTAGAGTTTCTCTGTGGAATAGAACCCTCCGAGCGGTTTGACACCAAGGATAATGACAGGTCTAAGTTCACTCACTATCCACCGGAAGTAATTGCTCCACTTTGGCATGAAAATCTAAAGGTTTTGTTCGTGACTAATGGGACTTCTAAGATTCATTACTACACCAAGGAGCATAATGGTTCTGTTCTAGGGTTGGAAGATGTGCCTCTGACCCCTTATACTTCTGATATGTCTGCATCTGGGGATGGCATTATTGCAG GTATCATTAGAATGCTGACAGTTCAGCCTCATCTTATGACTGATAAAGGGTACTTAGAACGAACTTTAAAGTACGCTATTAGCTGTGGTGTGGTAGATCAATGGCTACAGGCAAGGAGATTAGGGTATCCTCCTAAAGAAGGTATGGAAGATGATGTGGTCCCGGACGACCATGGCATAAAGTCGGTAACAGAGAGGGAATACCGAACACTGGTGCCTGTAAGTTGA